The following proteins come from a genomic window of Thermus sp. LT1-2-5:
- a CDS encoding MBL fold metallo-hydrolase: MSGPERLAFAANLYRVPAEGGYFLVDAGLPWEARRLLRLLDSPPPFLFLTHHHLDHAGGARALWERYGLEVYAHPQEWPYLTGEKPRPPLPIPLLGHRLANLAPPLPKEALRPAEEGMELLGWRVVHLPGHTLGQVGLFREGVLLAGDALRGKGLPPRLINEDHALARKTVRKILDLGARRVYLGHGGPLPREAVEALARRLGV; encoded by the coding sequence ATGAGCGGGCCTGAGCGCCTGGCCTTCGCCGCCAACCTCTACCGGGTGCCCGCGGAGGGGGGCTACTTCCTGGTGGACGCCGGGCTTCCCTGGGAGGCGAGGAGGCTTCTCCGCCTCCTGGACTCCCCTCCCCCGTTCCTCTTCCTCACCCACCACCACCTGGACCACGCCGGGGGCGCAAGGGCCCTTTGGGAGCGGTATGGGCTAGAGGTCTATGCCCACCCCCAGGAGTGGCCCTACCTCACGGGGGAAAAGCCCCGCCCACCCCTCCCCATCCCCCTTTTGGGCCATCGGCTCGCCAACCTGGCCCCACCCCTCCCTAAGGAGGCCCTCCGCCCTGCAGAGGAGGGGATGGAGCTTTTGGGCTGGCGGGTGGTTCACCTCCCCGGGCATACCCTGGGCCAGGTGGGGCTTTTCCGGGAGGGGGTGCTTTTGGCGGGGGACGCCTTAAGGGGAAAGGGCCTCCCACCCCGCCTCATCAACGAGGACCACGCCCTGGCGAGGAAGACGGTGCGGAAGATCCTGGACCTGGGAGCCCGGCGGGTGTACCTCGGCCACGGCGGACCCCTCCCCAGGGAGGCGGTGGAGGCCTTGGCGCGTAGACTGGGGGTATGA
- the dxs gene encoding 1-deoxy-D-xylulose-5-phosphate synthase: MVLDRVNGPEDLKRLSLEELQTLAEEIRSEIIRVTAQNGGHLASSLGAVELILALHRVFHSPKDRILFDVGHQAYAHKLVTGRKDRFHTLRQEGGISGFTKVSESEHDAITAGHASTSLAHALGMAVARDLLGEDYHVVAVIGDGALTGGMALAALNKIGELQKRMLILLNDNEMSISENVGALNKYFKELQIRKWVHDMEKLGRSVLERISPQLFGLVDRAKEAAKLILHQENPFYAWGLRYIGPVDGHDLKGLIHILEHLKTLDGPTLLHVVTRKGKGYKVAEADPIYWHGPPGFDPKKPEKVSKGYSWSQAFGDAVTELAYREPRLFVITPAMREGSGLVRYSTEHPERYLDVGICEDVAVTTAAGLALRGMKPVVAIYSTFLQRAYDQVIHDVAIESLPVVFAIDRAGLVGADGATHHGVFDIAYLRTIPNLQIAAPKDALELRAMLKKALELGGPVAIRYPRDNVERAPEGVWPEIPWGKWEVLKEGTEAYILAFGKTLRYALEAAGNDPRVGVVNARFLKPLDREMLRELARYKLLTVEDHQRMGGFGSAVLETLNEMGLKPEVKVLGLPDRFFEHGPIPSLHRQAGIDAEGIRKALAEMGLTLAYERA; the protein is encoded by the coding sequence ATGGTCCTAGACCGGGTAAACGGCCCAGAAGACTTGAAGCGACTTAGCCTGGAGGAACTCCAGACGTTGGCGGAGGAAATCCGGAGCGAGATCATCCGGGTCACGGCGCAAAACGGCGGCCACCTGGCGAGTTCCCTGGGGGCGGTGGAACTCATCCTCGCCCTCCACCGCGTCTTCCACTCCCCCAAAGACCGCATCCTCTTCGACGTGGGCCACCAGGCCTACGCCCACAAGCTGGTCACGGGCCGCAAGGACCGCTTCCACACCCTGAGGCAGGAGGGGGGCATCTCGGGCTTCACCAAGGTTTCCGAGTCCGAGCACGACGCCATCACCGCAGGCCACGCCTCCACCTCCTTGGCCCACGCCCTGGGCATGGCCGTCGCCCGGGACCTCCTGGGGGAGGACTACCATGTGGTGGCGGTGATCGGGGACGGGGCCCTGACGGGGGGCATGGCCCTGGCCGCCCTCAACAAGATCGGCGAGCTGCAAAAAAGGATGCTCATCCTCCTCAACGACAACGAGATGAGCATCTCCGAGAACGTGGGGGCCCTGAACAAGTACTTCAAGGAGCTCCAGATAAGGAAGTGGGTCCACGACATGGAAAAGCTGGGGAGGAGTGTTCTGGAACGCATCTCTCCCCAACTCTTCGGCCTGGTGGACCGGGCCAAGGAGGCGGCCAAGCTGATCCTCCACCAGGAAAACCCCTTCTACGCCTGGGGCCTCCGCTACATCGGCCCCGTGGACGGCCACGACCTGAAGGGCCTCATCCACATCCTGGAGCACCTCAAAACCCTGGATGGGCCCACCCTTCTCCACGTGGTCACCCGGAAGGGTAAGGGGTACAAGGTGGCCGAGGCCGACCCCATCTACTGGCACGGCCCCCCAGGGTTTGACCCCAAGAAGCCGGAGAAGGTTTCCAAGGGCTACTCCTGGAGCCAGGCCTTCGGCGACGCCGTCACCGAGCTGGCCTACCGGGAGCCCCGCCTCTTCGTCATCACCCCCGCCATGCGGGAGGGCTCGGGGCTCGTGCGCTACTCTACGGAGCACCCAGAGCGCTACCTGGACGTGGGCATTTGCGAGGACGTGGCGGTGACCACAGCGGCGGGCCTAGCCCTGAGGGGCATGAAGCCCGTGGTGGCCATCTACTCCACCTTCCTCCAGAGGGCCTACGACCAGGTGATCCACGACGTGGCCATAGAGAGCCTCCCCGTGGTCTTCGCCATAGACCGGGCGGGCCTTGTGGGGGCGGACGGGGCCACCCACCACGGGGTCTTCGACATCGCCTACCTCCGCACCATCCCCAACCTGCAGATCGCTGCCCCTAAGGACGCCCTGGAGCTACGGGCCATGCTCAAGAAGGCCTTGGAGCTGGGCGGCCCCGTGGCCATCCGCTACCCCCGGGACAACGTGGAGCGGGCCCCCGAGGGCGTGTGGCCCGAAATCCCTTGGGGGAAGTGGGAGGTGCTGAAGGAAGGGACGGAGGCCTATATCCTGGCCTTCGGCAAGACGCTGCGGTATGCCCTCGAGGCCGCGGGGAACGACCCCCGCGTGGGCGTGGTGAACGCCCGCTTCCTAAAGCCCCTAGACCGGGAGATGCTGCGGGAGCTCGCCCGCTACAAGCTCCTCACCGTGGAGGACCACCAGCGGATGGGGGGGTTTGGCAGCGCCGTGCTGGAAACCCTGAACGAGATGGGCCTCAAGCCCGAGGTCAAGGTCCTTGGGCTTCCCGACCGTTTCTTCGAGCACGGCCCCATCCCGAGCCTCCACCGCCAGGCGGGGATCGACGCCGAGGGCATCCGCAAGGCCCTGGCGGAGATGGGCCTCACCCTCGCCTATGAGCGGGCCTGA
- a CDS encoding PspA/IM30 family protein, whose amino-acid sequence MTLLDRIGRLIRANLNELLRRAEDPEKILEQALLDMKEALKEAREQVAAALAEAKRLEREVESHEKEAALWEEKAKEALKAGREDLAKEALRRRKRALDLAEGFKGQLGEHKALTERLMTQLKALEAKIDEAEARKKLLLARKKGVEAAEAVRRMESRLDQHPALEAFEEMEARILALEDRHEALKTLDGQDLEKELAALSGEKELEEELLRLKRELGQG is encoded by the coding sequence ATGACCCTACTTGACCGCATCGGACGCCTGATCCGGGCGAACCTGAACGAGCTTTTGCGCCGGGCCGAGGACCCGGAAAAGATCCTGGAGCAGGCCCTTCTGGACATGAAGGAAGCCCTCAAAGAGGCGCGGGAACAGGTGGCCGCCGCCCTGGCCGAGGCCAAGCGCCTGGAGCGGGAGGTGGAAAGCCACGAGAAGGAAGCCGCCTTATGGGAGGAAAAGGCCAAGGAGGCGCTGAAGGCGGGCCGGGAGGACCTGGCCAAGGAGGCCCTCCGGCGCAGGAAGCGGGCCCTGGACCTGGCGGAAGGCTTCAAAGGGCAACTGGGGGAGCACAAAGCCCTGACCGAGCGGCTCATGACCCAGCTCAAGGCCCTGGAGGCCAAAATCGACGAGGCGGAGGCTAGGAAGAAGCTCCTTTTGGCCCGCAAAAAAGGGGTGGAGGCGGCGGAGGCGGTGCGAAGGATGGAGTCCCGCCTGGACCAGCACCCTGCCCTGGAGGCCTTTGAGGAGATGGAGGCCCGGATCCTGGCCCTGGAGGACCGGCACGAGGCCCTGAAGACCCTAGACGGCCAGGACCTGGAAAAGGAGCTCGCCGCCTTGTCCGGGGAAAAAGAGCTGGAGGAGGAACTCCTCCGGCTCAAACGGGAGCTGGGCCAAGGCTAA
- a CDS encoding helix-turn-helix domain-containing protein, with amino-acid sequence MRLLAGADPLEARLLQAALELLAERGYRGATTKEVARRAGVSEVTLFRRYGSKEALLRKAVAAFFPQGFLERLPQEEAPLREGLSALLEAYLELLQAHRALLPKLLAELLRHPELRAEGPPRGMGLALERILAFFRAKQEAGLLRGDEPPEELALAFVGPLFARFLLGEALGVRLPLDREAYVRGYLEGRYGAR; translated from the coding sequence ATGCGCTTGCTTGCGGGAGCCGATCCCCTCGAGGCCCGCCTCCTCCAGGCCGCCTTGGAGCTCTTGGCGGAGCGGGGTTACCGCGGGGCCACCACCAAGGAGGTGGCCCGGCGGGCGGGGGTGAGTGAGGTGACCCTTTTCCGCCGCTACGGGAGCAAGGAGGCTTTGTTGCGGAAGGCCGTGGCCGCCTTCTTCCCCCAAGGCTTCTTGGAACGGCTTCCTCAAGAGGAGGCCCCCTTGCGGGAAGGGCTTTCCGCCCTCTTGGAGGCTTATTTGGAGCTCCTGCAGGCTCATCGCGCCCTTTTGCCCAAGCTCCTGGCGGAGCTTTTGCGCCACCCCGAGCTCCGGGCGGAGGGCCCCCCGAGGGGAATGGGGCTGGCCTTGGAGCGGATTTTGGCCTTCTTCCGGGCCAAGCAGGAGGCGGGGTTGTTGCGGGGGGATGAACCCCCAGAGGAGCTGGCCTTGGCCTTCGTGGGACCCCTTTTCGCCCGTTTCCTCCTGGGGGAGGCCTTGGGGGTGCGCCTTCCCTTGGACCGGGAGGCCTACGTGCGGGGGTATCTGGAAGGACGCTATGGTGCACGCTGA
- a CDS encoding outer membrane lipoprotein carrier protein LolA, which produces MEVAVKAKTLTVFGLALFLGLAWAQSVSQILDLVERNLSEPWQALVQGEIQGPGGRESLQARVYALPKEKLYRIEFLKPGSLEGNFTVVTEKEVWNYLYLTNQLVISPKEKAQVQGLGFSPQGLGDLKALSERVTLRLAGEERLPEGVAWKLVGEAKEGQGFARMELYILRADPRPVRFLFLDEAGKVLADLRVVEFKRASLSPAQLKRYPKDAQVVRR; this is translated from the coding sequence ATGGAGGTGGCCGTGAAGGCAAAAACCCTTACCGTGTTCGGGCTAGCCCTTTTTCTCGGTCTGGCCTGGGCCCAGTCGGTTTCGCAGATCCTGGACTTGGTGGAAAGGAACCTTTCCGAGCCCTGGCAGGCCCTGGTCCAAGGGGAGATCCAAGGCCCCGGGGGCCGGGAAAGCCTCCAGGCTCGGGTCTACGCCCTACCCAAGGAGAAGCTCTACCGCATCGAGTTCCTCAAGCCGGGCTCCTTGGAGGGCAACTTCACCGTGGTCACCGAGAAGGAGGTGTGGAACTACCTCTACCTCACCAACCAGCTGGTGATCAGCCCCAAGGAGAAGGCCCAGGTGCAGGGCCTGGGCTTCAGCCCCCAGGGCCTGGGTGACCTAAAGGCCCTTTCCGAGCGGGTAACCCTCCGCCTGGCTGGGGAGGAGCGCCTGCCGGAAGGGGTGGCCTGGAAGCTGGTGGGGGAGGCCAAGGAGGGGCAAGGCTTTGCCCGGATGGAGCTTTACATCCTGCGGGCAGACCCGAGGCCCGTGCGCTTCCTCTTCCTGGACGAGGCGGGGAAGGTCTTGGCGGACCTAAGGGTGGTGGAGTTCAAGCGGGCCAGCCTAAGCCCCGCCCAGCTCAAGCGCTACCCCAAGGACGCCCAGGTGGTGCGCCGCTAG
- the cysK gene encoding cysteine synthase A produces MRVEGAIGKTPVVRLTKVVEPGMAEVFVKLEGLNPGGSIKDRPAWYMIRDAEEKGLLKPGSGQVIVEPTSGNTGIGLAMIAASRGYRLLLTMPAQMSEERKRVLRAFGAELVLTDPARRMLAAREEALRLKEELGAFMPDQFANPANVRAHYETTGPELYEALEGRIDAFVYGSGTGGTLTGVGRYLKERIPHVKVIAVEPARSNVLSGGKMGQHQFQGMGPGFIPENLDLSLLDGVIQVWEEDAFPLARRLAREEGLFLGMSSGGIVWAALQVAKELGPGKRVACISPDGGWKYLSTPLYAEV; encoded by the coding sequence ATGCGGGTGGAAGGAGCCATCGGCAAGACCCCCGTGGTGCGCCTCACCAAGGTGGTGGAGCCGGGGATGGCCGAGGTTTTTGTAAAGCTCGAGGGCCTAAACCCTGGGGGCTCCATCAAGGACCGCCCCGCCTGGTACATGATCCGGGACGCCGAGGAAAAGGGCCTCCTGAAGCCGGGCTCGGGCCAGGTGATCGTGGAGCCCACAAGCGGCAACACGGGGATCGGCCTCGCCATGATCGCCGCCAGCCGGGGCTACCGCCTCCTCCTCACCATGCCCGCCCAGATGTCCGAGGAGAGGAAGCGGGTCTTACGGGCCTTCGGGGCCGAGCTGGTCCTCACCGACCCGGCAAGGCGGATGCTGGCGGCCAGGGAGGAGGCGTTAAGGCTCAAAGAGGAGCTCGGGGCCTTCATGCCCGACCAGTTCGCCAATCCCGCCAACGTGCGGGCCCATTACGAAACCACGGGCCCCGAGCTCTACGAGGCCCTGGAGGGGCGCATCGACGCCTTCGTCTACGGCTCGGGCACGGGGGGAACCCTCACCGGGGTGGGGCGCTACCTCAAGGAGAGGATCCCCCACGTGAAGGTGATCGCCGTGGAGCCCGCCCGCTCCAACGTCCTCTCCGGGGGGAAGATGGGGCAGCACCAGTTCCAGGGCATGGGCCCGGGCTTCATCCCGGAAAACCTGGACCTCAGCCTCCTGGACGGGGTTATCCAGGTATGGGAGGAGGACGCCTTCCCCTTGGCCCGAAGGCTCGCCCGGGAGGAGGGGCTTTTTTTGGGCATGAGCTCGGGGGGCATCGTCTGGGCCGCCCTCCAGGTGGCTAAGGAGCTCGGCCCCGGCAAGCGGGTGGCCTGCATCAGCCCCGATGGGGGGTGGAAGTACCTCTCCACCCCCCTGTACGCCGAGGTCTAG
- a CDS encoding peptidylprolyl isomerase has translation MKVAQDKVVTIRYTLQVEGEVLDQGELSYLHGHGNLIRGLEEALEGREEGEVFQAHVPAEKAYGPHDPEGVQVVPLSAFPEDAEVAPGAQFYAQDMEGNPMPLTVVEVQGEEVTIDFNHPLAGKDLDFDVEVVKVREATPEELLHGHVHEGGHSH, from the coding sequence ATGAAGGTAGCACAGGACAAGGTGGTCACCATTCGCTATACCCTCCAGGTGGAGGGGGAGGTCTTGGACCAGGGGGAGCTTTCCTACCTGCACGGGCACGGCAACCTCATCCGGGGCCTCGAGGAGGCCCTGGAGGGCCGCGAGGAGGGCGAGGTCTTCCAGGCCCACGTGCCGGCGGAGAAGGCCTACGGCCCCCACGACCCGGAAGGGGTGCAGGTGGTGCCCCTCTCCGCCTTCCCCGAGGACGCCGAGGTGGCCCCCGGGGCCCAGTTCTACGCCCAGGACATGGAGGGGAACCCTATGCCCCTCACCGTGGTGGAGGTCCAGGGGGAGGAGGTCACCATCGACTTCAACCACCCCTTGGCGGGCAAGGACCTGGACTTTGACGTGGAGGTGGTGAAGGTGCGGGAGGCCACCCCCGAGGAGCTCCTGCACGGCCACGTGCACGAGGGCGGGCATTCCCACTAG
- a CDS encoding cold-shock protein, whose amino-acid sequence MKKGTVKWFNAEKGYGFIQQEEGPDVFVHFSAIEAEGFRTLNEGERVEFEVEPGRGGKGPQAKKVRRI is encoded by the coding sequence ATGAAGAAGGGTACCGTTAAGTGGTTCAACGCGGAGAAAGGCTACGGGTTCATCCAGCAGGAAGAGGGTCCGGACGTGTTCGTGCACTTCTCGGCCATCGAGGCCGAAGGGTTTCGCACCCTGAACGAGGGGGAGCGGGTGGAGTTTGAGGTGGAGCCTGGCCGGGGCGGCAAGGGTCCCCAGGCCAAGAAGGTCCGCCGCATCTAA
- the surE gene encoding 5'/3'-nucleotidase SurE, with protein MRILVSNDDGIFSPGIKALGLAMRALGEVFVVAPDVEQSAVGHGITVRRPLRFKHTASAGFGEIPAYRVDGTPADCVVLGVHLLGRPDLVVSGINIGVNLGLDLTHSGTVAAALEATSLGIPAIAFSLDTSAEELDFGEAARHAVRIARWVAQRGLPKGVLLNVNFPAGTPKGVKVTRLSTHHFEDTVVERLDPEGRPYYWIAGTPVGEEEEGTDLWAVRRGYISVTPVSLDFTAREYLDEVAAWVKDL; from the coding sequence ATGCGCATCCTGGTTTCCAACGACGACGGCATCTTTTCCCCGGGCATCAAGGCCCTAGGCCTGGCCATGCGGGCCTTGGGGGAGGTTTTTGTGGTGGCCCCCGACGTGGAGCAGTCGGCGGTGGGCCACGGCATCACCGTGCGCCGTCCCTTGCGCTTCAAGCACACGGCAAGCGCCGGCTTCGGGGAGATCCCCGCCTACCGGGTGGACGGCACCCCGGCGGACTGCGTGGTCCTGGGGGTGCACCTCTTGGGGCGGCCCGATCTGGTGGTTTCGGGCATCAACATCGGGGTAAACCTGGGGCTGGACCTCACCCACTCGGGCACGGTGGCCGCGGCCCTCGAGGCCACCTCCTTGGGCATCCCCGCCATCGCCTTCAGCCTGGATACCTCCGCCGAGGAGTTGGACTTCGGCGAGGCCGCCCGCCATGCGGTGAGGATCGCCCGCTGGGTGGCCCAAAGGGGTCTGCCCAAAGGGGTTCTCCTCAACGTGAACTTCCCCGCCGGCACCCCCAAGGGGGTGAAGGTCACCCGGCTTTCCACCCACCACTTTGAGGACACGGTGGTGGAGCGGCTGGACCCCGAGGGCCGGCCCTACTACTGGATCGCCGGCACCCCTGTGGGGGAGGAGGAGGAGGGGACGGACCTCTGGGCGGTGCGGCGGGGCTACATATCCGTCACCCCGGTGAGCCTGGACTTCACCGCCCGGGAATACCTGGACGAGGTGGCAGCCTGGGTCAAGGACCTATGA
- a CDS encoding SAM-dependent chlorinase/fluorinase, with product MRPVFFLSDFGLEDPYVGVVKAVLAQRAPGVKAVDLAHELPPQDLRRAAYALFEAVPYLPEGSVVLAVVDPGVGTARRAIAALGRRAYVGPDNGLFTLAWLLDPPRQAYALERLSPPSPQGLEPLPGWRPGGFTFHGRDRFAPAAAHLALGLPPEALGEEVPVESLLRLPLNLTLGPEGEVLTFDRFGNAITTLLQAPLGGWVEVAGQKVPIRRTFGEVGEGEGVAYLGSAGLLEIAVNRGSAREALGLREGLAVRLIGP from the coding sequence ATGCGCCCCGTGTTTTTCCTCTCCGACTTCGGCCTAGAGGACCCCTACGTGGGGGTGGTGAAGGCGGTCTTAGCCCAGCGGGCCCCCGGGGTGAAGGCGGTGGATCTGGCCCATGAGCTCCCGCCCCAGGACCTGCGGCGGGCGGCCTACGCCCTTTTTGAGGCGGTGCCTTACCTGCCCGAGGGGAGCGTGGTTCTGGCGGTGGTGGACCCCGGGGTGGGAACGGCCAGGCGGGCCATCGCCGCCCTGGGCCGCCGGGCCTACGTGGGGCCGGACAACGGCCTCTTCACCCTGGCCTGGCTCCTGGACCCGCCCCGGCAGGCCTACGCCCTGGAAAGGCTATCCCCCCCTTCCCCCCAAGGCCTGGAGCCCTTGCCCGGCTGGCGCCCGGGGGGGTTCACCTTCCACGGCCGCGACCGCTTCGCCCCCGCCGCCGCCCACCTGGCCCTGGGCCTTCCCCCGGAGGCCCTCGGGGAGGAGGTCCCGGTGGAAAGCCTCCTCCGCCTCCCCCTAAACCTGACCCTGGGCCCGGAAGGGGAGGTCCTCACCTTCGACCGCTTTGGCAACGCCATCACCACCCTCCTGCAAGCCCCTTTAGGGGGGTGGGTGGAGGTGGCGGGGCAAAAGGTCCCCATCCGCCGCACCTTCGGCGAGGTGGGGGAAGGGGAAGGGGTGGCCTACCTGGGGAGCGCCGGGCTATTGGAAATCGCGGTCAACCGGGGAAGCGCCCGGGAGGCCTTGGGCCTGCGGGAGGGCCTGGCGGTGCGCCTCATAGGTCCTTGA
- a CDS encoding tetratricopeptide repeat protein, with translation MKPIWGWMVILSLLVPLVWAQGAEEYFARCQRLYQQGALESAQMTCELALVSNPSHAPTLRLLTRIALERGDLAQAGAYLERLGDDPEGQVLKARLLLAQGKPEEVLRLPLGQEPEARLVRALALEALKRPEEALAEAQTLPPTPEVRLLLARLHLSLGNPEAGLLALGSTREERLERGRLLFLAGRPEEAASLLENLLPEFSARPDLKAQALSTLTLAYLGQGDWGRGLAALGQLAQVENLPGRFLAKAWPWFLALLAFLVLVLLGESRIEPLRTVEVVENPLPGPGSLYLLALMALLLALGFAALVGKLLFANLLAFLTPYQGERVLPSLYLAYGAFLLLGLLLWQRKRLPALLGAWGSWVEGFWVGPVLVLLLLLYGLLRPYLGLSTLPLNLLTFLGLALMEPFFRGLVPLVFQERYKDLSPALSALFFALVVPGPTLFLLLVGAGLLWAKERAGSVLGLSLGWVVAGVVLSLFPPAWLRRF, from the coding sequence ATGAAGCCTATTTGGGGATGGATGGTTATCCTTTCCCTTCTCGTTCCCCTGGTTTGGGCCCAAGGGGCCGAGGAGTATTTCGCCCGTTGCCAAAGGCTATACCAACAAGGGGCCCTGGAAAGCGCCCAGATGACCTGCGAGCTCGCCCTGGTGAGCAACCCCAGCCACGCCCCCACCTTGCGCCTTCTCACCCGCATCGCCCTGGAAAGGGGCGACCTGGCCCAGGCGGGGGCTTACCTGGAACGCTTGGGGGATGACCCCGAGGGCCAGGTCCTGAAGGCGCGGCTCCTTTTGGCCCAGGGGAAGCCGGAGGAGGTCCTGCGCCTTCCCTTGGGGCAGGAGCCGGAGGCGAGGCTGGTGCGGGCCTTGGCCCTGGAGGCCCTAAAACGGCCGGAGGAGGCCCTAGCGGAGGCCCAAACCCTGCCCCCCACCCCGGAGGTGCGCCTCCTTTTGGCCCGGCTCCACCTGAGCCTGGGCAACCCTGAGGCGGGCCTATTGGCCTTGGGCTCCACCCGGGAGGAGCGGCTGGAGCGGGGGCGCCTGCTTTTTCTGGCGGGGCGGCCCGAGGAGGCCGCTTCCCTTTTGGAAAACCTCCTCCCGGAGTTTTCCGCCAGGCCCGACCTGAAGGCCCAAGCCCTTTCCACCCTGACCCTGGCCTACCTGGGGCAAGGGGACTGGGGGCGGGGCCTTGCGGCGCTTGGGCAACTGGCCCAGGTGGAAAACCTCCCCGGGCGCTTCCTGGCCAAGGCCTGGCCCTGGTTCCTCGCCCTCCTGGCCTTCTTGGTCCTGGTCCTTTTAGGGGAAAGCCGCATCGAGCCCTTGCGCACCGTGGAGGTGGTGGAAAACCCCCTGCCGGGGCCGGGAAGCCTCTACCTCCTGGCCCTTATGGCCCTCCTTTTGGCCCTGGGCTTTGCCGCTTTGGTGGGCAAGCTCCTTTTCGCCAACCTCCTCGCCTTCCTCACCCCCTACCAAGGGGAAAGGGTCCTCCCGAGCCTCTATCTGGCCTACGGGGCCTTCCTCCTCTTGGGCCTTCTCCTTTGGCAAAGGAAGCGGCTTCCCGCCCTTTTAGGCGCTTGGGGAAGCTGGGTAGAGGGGTTTTGGGTGGGGCCGGTCCTGGTCCTTCTCCTCCTCCTCTACGGCCTCCTCCGCCCTTACCTGGGCCTATCCACCCTGCCCCTAAACCTCCTCACCTTCTTGGGCCTGGCCCTCATGGAGCCCTTCTTCCGCGGCCTCGTCCCCCTGGTGTTCCAGGAGCGGTACAAGGACCTCTCCCCCGCCCTTTCCGCCCTCTTCTTCGCCCTGGTGGTGCCGGGGCCCACCCTTTTTCTTCTCCTCGTGGGGGCGGGGCTTCTGTGGGCCAAGGAGCGGGCGGGGAGCGTCTTGGGCCTAAGCCTGGGCTGGGTGGTGGCGGGGGTGGTCCTCTCCCTCTTTCCCCCCGCTTGGCTGAGGCGCTTCTAG
- a CDS encoding trimeric intracellular cation channel family protein, which translates to MVEALVWLGTLVFAATGALKGVEKGFDLLGVLVLATVTAVGGGSIRDVLVGALPPSALKNEPLLWSVVGVGVLVFRFHPRVQALEKPIYYLDTLGLGLFAALGAERGLAAGLGPFGVALAGTLSGVGGGVLRDVLSGEVPGILYRAGDLYASAALVGALLVYALHGSHPELSLFAGALATVLLRVFGRRLGLRLPTPR; encoded by the coding sequence ATGGTTGAGGCCCTGGTTTGGCTTGGGACCCTGGTCTTCGCCGCCACCGGGGCCCTGAAGGGGGTGGAAAAGGGGTTTGACCTCCTTGGGGTCTTGGTCCTGGCCACGGTGACGGCGGTGGGGGGTGGCTCCATCCGCGACGTCCTGGTGGGCGCCCTTCCCCCTAGCGCCCTCAAGAACGAGCCTCTCCTTTGGAGCGTGGTGGGGGTGGGGGTTTTGGTCTTCCGCTTCCACCCTCGAGTGCAGGCCCTGGAGAAGCCCATCTACTACCTGGACACCCTGGGCCTTGGCCTCTTTGCCGCCTTGGGGGCGGAAAGGGGGCTGGCGGCGGGCCTAGGGCCTTTTGGGGTGGCCTTGGCGGGGACCCTTTCCGGGGTGGGGGGTGGGGTCTTGCGGGATGTGCTCTCCGGCGAGGTGCCCGGGATCCTCTACCGGGCCGGAGACCTCTACGCCTCCGCCGCCCTGGTGGGGGCCTTGCTGGTCTACGCCCTTCACGGAAGCCACCCCGAGCTCTCCCTCTTCGCTGGGGCTTTGGCCACGGTGCTCCTCCGGGTCTTCGGCCGTCGGCTTGGCCTAAGGCTCCCCACCCCCCGCTAA
- the ispF gene encoding 2-C-methyl-D-erythritol 2,4-cyclodiphosphate synthase encodes MRIGYGEDSHLLAEGRPLYLCGLALPSPVGAVAHSDGDAALHALTDALLAAYGLGDIGLLFPDTDPRWRGARSEAFLREALARVEALGGRLLQVSLVLTLDRPKLSPHRQALVENLARLLGLPPDRVGLSFKTSEGLAPSHVQARALVLLDG; translated from the coding sequence ATGCGCATCGGCTACGGGGAGGATAGCCACCTTCTTGCCGAGGGAAGGCCCCTTTACCTCTGCGGCCTCGCCCTGCCGAGCCCCGTGGGGGCGGTGGCCCACTCGGACGGGGACGCCGCCCTCCACGCCCTCACCGACGCCCTCCTCGCCGCCTATGGCCTGGGGGACATCGGCCTCCTCTTTCCCGATACCGACCCCCGCTGGCGCGGGGCGAGGAGCGAGGCGTTCTTGCGGGAGGCCCTGGCCCGGGTGGAGGCCTTGGGGGGGCGGCTCCTCCAGGTGAGCCTCGTCCTCACCCTGGATCGGCCCAAGCTTTCCCCCCACCGCCAGGCTTTGGTGGAAAACCTGGCCCGCCTCCTGGGGCTTCCCCCGGACCGCGTGGGCCTAAGCTTCAAGACCTCGGAGGGCCTGGCCCCCTCCCACGTCCAGGCCCGGGCCCTGGTGCTTTTGGATGGTTGA